The following proteins are encoded in a genomic region of Diabrotica virgifera virgifera chromosome 1, PGI_DIABVI_V3a:
- the LOC126883609 gene encoding serine/threonine-protein phosphatase 6 regulatory ankyrin repeat subunit C-like translates to MEHSMFRRTLPSTFRIWPLHRATKCRSLCDVQQLVEGGALINEMDYDGCTALHIAVHSKLTDIVKYLVEKGADVNAIEVTRGRSPLHYATFNNDLELVRLLTESGANVQYSSTDVDIDMPILFAVEVGNREIVKYYLENGIDVDVKLGKNEMTPLHIAASRGYIKLVDYLLLNNANVHLKDLQNRSSIHHAVISGKVKIVHDIIEKGVNINDGDIFKWTPLYIACRVNYFEIVKLLFKNGAMSNLEERSRNRCPVNLATKMGRLEIVKYFIIGGVDVNGTTEQCTLLHVASRFKQFEIVKYLLENGADVNKKVQGVTPLYVAVDNLCPNVTELLILNGADLKLAEYEGESILWLALEAVRAYEPRNHTVVVKVIIKYTFLIYNFIGDFIPNSWPFFEELTQYCKDCRNEITRMNNVIIKNSTISLYQIICDTNKHNAFIKYLCNDNIKNGIQNIEDCLKDFSIYSNINPLIQLNIKKGIQRMELFKDADLAMKKFVPKLPLEIRWKILDYLDLTEIKNVIQSDLF, encoded by the coding sequence ATGGAACATTCTATGTTTAGGAGGACTTTACCTAGCACATTCCGAATATGGCCACTCCATAGAGCAACAAAATGTAGAAGTTTATGTGATGTTCAACAGTTGGTTGAAGGAGGGGCACTAATTAATGAAATGGATTATGATGGTTGCACGGCTCTACATATAGCTGTACATTCCAAACTCACAGACATAGTCAAATATTTGGTGGAAAAAGGAGCTGATGTTAACGCAATAGAAGTGACTAGAGGAAGAAGTCCTTTACATTACGCCACTTTCAATAACGATCTTGAACTAGTTCGACTATTGACAGAATCTGGAGCCAATGTTCAGTATTCAAGTACAGATGTTGATATAGATATGCCTATCCTATTTGCTGTAGAAGTAGGCAATAGAGAAATTGTGAAATATTATTTAGAAAATGGAATCGACGTAGATGTTAAATTAGGAAAAAACGAAATGACCCCTCTTCATATTGCTGCCAGCAGGGGTTACATCAAATTAGTGGACTATTTACTGTTAAACAACGCTAACGTGCATCTCAAAGATCTTCAGAATCGGAGTTCAATTCATCATGCTGTTATAAGTGGGAAAGTTAAAATTGTTCATGACATTATAGAAAAAGGAGTTAATATAAATGATGGAGATATATTTAAGTGGACTCCTTTATATATAGCTTGTAGAGTGAACTATTTCGAAAttgtcaaattactttttaaaaaCGGTGCAATGAGTAACCTAGAGGAAAGATCAAGAAATCGATGTCCAGTCAATTTGGCAACTAAAATGGGTAGGCTagaaattgtaaaatattttatcATTGGAGGTGTAGATGTGAATGGCACAACTGAACAATGTACTCTTCTACATGTGGCTTCAAGATTTAAACAATTTGAAATAGTTAAATATTTGCTTGAAAATGGTGCAGACGTTAACAAGAAAGTTCAAGGGGTTACGCCTTTGTATGTTGCGGTAGACAATTTGTGCCCAAATGTTACAGAATTGTTAATTCTGAATGGAGCTGATTTAAAACTAGCTGAATATGAAGGAGAATCAATACTATGGTTAGCTTTAGAAGCTGTTAGAGCTTATGAGCCACGAAATCATACGGTCGTTGTTAAAGTAATAATCAAATACACCTTTTTGATATACAATTTCATTGGAGACTTTATTCCAAATAGTTGGCCTTTCTTCGAAGAATTAACGCAATACTGTAAAGACTGTCGAAATGAAATAACAAGGATGAATAATGTGATAATAAAGAATAGTACTATTTCATTATATCAAATAATTTGCGACACCAATAAACATAACGCGTTTATTAAATATCTATGTAACGACAATATTAAAAAcgggatacaaaatattgaaGATTGCCTTAAAGACTTTTCGATATATAGTAATATTAATCCGTTGATACAACTTAATATTAAAAAAGGTATTCAAAGGATGGAATTATTTAAAGATGCTGACTTGGCAATGAAGAAATTTGTGCCTAAGTTACCGTTGGAAA